In Pseudobacter ginsenosidimutans, the following are encoded in one genomic region:
- a CDS encoding RNA polymerase sigma factor, producing the protein MNLLRKKTDHELIQDFQDGDLYALETLILRHKDKMYTSILFLVKDKYLAEDIFQDVLIKIIDTIRSGRYTEEGKFLPWAMRIAHNLCVDHFRKVKRTPAIKTSDDRDIFEVINFTEDGADQKMMKRQSYDRVRQMLDLLPDDQREVIILRHYADMSFKEIASLTNCSINTALGRMRYGLINLRKMMTQKKIAL; encoded by the coding sequence ATGAATTTACTACGCAAAAAGACCGACCATGAACTCATCCAGGACTTCCAGGATGGGGATCTCTATGCCCTTGAAACGTTGATTCTCCGTCACAAAGACAAAATGTACACTTCCATCCTGTTCCTCGTAAAAGACAAATACCTCGCTGAGGATATCTTCCAGGATGTGCTTATCAAAATCATCGACACAATCCGTAGCGGCCGTTACACTGAGGAAGGAAAGTTCCTGCCCTGGGCAATGCGCATTGCACACAATCTGTGTGTAGACCATTTCAGAAAAGTAAAAAGAACACCGGCTATCAAAACAAGTGATGACCGTGACATTTTCGAAGTGATCAATTTTACGGAAGATGGTGCAGATCAGAAAATGATGAAACGTCAAAGTTACGACAGGGTTCGTCAGATGCTGGACCTGCTGCCAGACGATCAGCGTGAAGTGATCATTCTGCGTCATTATGCAGACATGAGCTTCAAAGAGATCGCATCTCTCACCAATTGCAGTATCAACACGGCTTTGGGAAGAATGCGTTACGGCCTGATCAACCTGCGCAAGATGATGACGCAAAAAAAGATCGCTTTATAA